Proteins from a genomic interval of Nasonia vitripennis strain AsymCx chromosome 3, Nvit_psr_1.1, whole genome shotgun sequence:
- the LOC116416803 gene encoding testicular acid phosphatase homolog has translation MKQITLFKSFILCSLLSCQLCNATMSALKLELVQVVFRHGARTPGRIEAEHINATDPELYPEGYQELTNEGKQQAYKLGTLLRKKYDEFLGTHNPEEYFATTTDFNRTRMSLQLALTGLFPTVPGDTWNDEIYQNSRDPNIVYVLIPFDTPKYKDLYPRILTNSSEFRQNISKYTEFLEMMENNTGIPFKQNVIYHAGWTCQAIQYHKAAHLPLPSWYTDESIDRNLTELYKLGLDSMSLTTQLRRLNGGTLVRKFIENIKNNRKVALPKKMYLYCAHDLTLNAFSKAQDVEAFYLPPHGSALIMEKYTDSKKSEYVRMLAWDGVSENFTLVRIGSCEEFCSFEDYLNIVKNNVSTDEDIAYLKGVADEGTSS, from the exons ATGAAACAGATAACATTGTTTAAGTCTTTCATTTTGTGCAGTCTTTTAAGTTGTCAACTTTGTAATGCAACAATGAGTGCTTTAAAACTGGAACTCGTTCAGGTT GTTTTTAGACACGGTGCACGCACACCAGGTCGTATAGAAGCTGAGCACATCAATGCCACAGATCCAGAGTTGTATCCCGAAGGTTACCAGGAATTAACAAAT GAAGGAAAACAGCAAGCTTACAAATTGGGCACTCTGTTACGAAAAAAATATGACGAGTTCCTGGGCACTCACAATCCTGAAGAATATTTTGCCACGACTACTGATTTTAATCGAACAAGAATGTCTTTGCAGCTAGCTCTCACTGGCCTTTTTCCCACTGTGCCAGGAGATACGTGGAATGACGAGATTTACCAAAACTCACGTGATCCGAATATCGTTTACGTTTTGATACCGTTTGATACTCCAAA GTATAAAGATTTGTATCCCAGAATACTGACTAATTCGAGTGAATTTCGACAAAATATCTCAAAATACACGGAGTTCCTCGAGATGATGGAGAACAATACTGGTATTCCCTTTAAGCAAAATGTCATCTATCATGCAGGATGGACTTGTCAAGCGATACAGTATCAC AAAGCTGCGCATCTACCACTTCCAAGCTGGTACACGGATGAATCAATCGACAGGAATCTTACTGAACTGTACAAGCTAGGTCTCGACAGCATGTCTCTGACGACGCAGTTAAGGAGGTTAAACGGTGGCACACTGGTCAGAAAGTTTATCGAAAATATCAAGAACAATCGCAAAGTCGCACTACCGAAAAAAATGTACTTGTACTGCGCTCATGACTTGACTCTGAATGCATTTTCCAAAGCTCAAGATGTCGAAGCTTTTTATCTTCCACCGCATGGCAGTGCTTTGATCATGGAAAAGTACACGGATTCTAAGAAATCCGAATACGTAAGG ATGCTTGCTTGGGATGGAGTTAGTGAAAACTTTACATTGGTGAGAATAGGTAGCTGCGAGGAGTTTTGTTCATTTGAAGATTACTTGAATATTGTCAAGAATAACGTTTCAACGGATGAAGATATAGCTTATCTCAAAGGCGTTGCGGATGAAGGAACTTCTTCATGA
- the LOC116416806 gene encoding uncharacterized protein LOC116416806, with amino-acid sequence MFRYKRMREKPRIHQFIRDINMKFALFLAISAVLLVASALAKHHGPPGPPSGPHGPPTLSTGSSDSESGSSKQSSNSSSVGRNARSVFQPLDHLRPPQSTPSTSE; translated from the exons ATGTTTCGGTATAAAAGGATGCGCGAGAAGCCGAGGATTCATCAGTTCATACGTGACATCAACATGAAGTTTGCACTATTCCTTGCTATCTCTGCTGTGCTGCTCGTCGCCTCTGCTTTGGCG AAGCATCATGGACCACCGGGACCGCCATCGGGTCCTCATGGCCCACCGACCCTGTCTACTGGAAGTAGCGACAGTGAAAGTGGCAGCAGTAAACAATCGAGCAATTCTAGTTCTGTTGGCCGAAATG CGAGAAGTGTTTTTCAACCTTTGGATCACCTTCGGCCACCACAGTCTACACCATCTACCTCTGAGTGA